The following proteins are encoded in a genomic region of Phycisphaera sp.:
- a CDS encoding class I SAM-dependent methyltransferase, translated as MDTTPDEDILAHYAEGIEADRLSGRGGIEFERTKSIIERTLPMERCCVYDIGGGPGEYAFWLSSMGHEVHLMDVVPLHIEQAGARSNNKSVALASIEVGDCRSLPRSSETVDVVLLLGPLYHLHERADRIACLSEALRVLKPGGVVIAAAISRFASALDGIVRGLLDNPDFTAIVNEDLRSGRHQNRARHPGFFTTAYFHTPDEFLDEVAEVGFRGCNLLAVEGPAWLTGLSLSDCSDQGRERFFELLGRIESEPSLMGASAHFVCVGRKSELAVGSV; from the coding sequence ATGGATACAACCCCCGACGAGGACATTCTTGCGCATTATGCTGAGGGCATCGAAGCCGATCGCCTGTCCGGGCGTGGTGGAATCGAGTTTGAGCGTACAAAGTCGATCATCGAGCGAACTCTCCCGATGGAGAGGTGTTGTGTGTACGACATCGGTGGCGGACCGGGCGAGTATGCATTCTGGTTGTCATCGATGGGCCACGAGGTCCATCTCATGGACGTTGTTCCACTGCACATTGAGCAGGCCGGGGCCCGGAGCAACAACAAATCAGTCGCTCTGGCATCCATTGAGGTGGGTGACTGTCGTTCATTGCCTCGATCAAGTGAAACGGTCGATGTCGTGCTTCTCTTGGGGCCGCTCTACCACTTGCACGAGCGTGCCGATCGGATCGCCTGTTTGTCCGAGGCACTACGCGTATTGAAGCCTGGAGGTGTGGTGATAGCCGCAGCGATATCTCGATTCGCATCGGCTCTCGATGGGATCGTGCGAGGATTACTCGATAATCCGGACTTCACGGCGATCGTCAATGAAGATCTTCGGAGCGGTCGACATCAAAACCGGGCTCGGCACCCCGGGTTCTTTACCACTGCGTACTTCCATACGCCTGACGAATTTCTCGACGAGGTAGCCGAAGTCGGGTTCAGGGGCTGCAATTTGCTCGCGGTTGAAGGACCAGCCTGGCTAACCGGTCTGTCGCTGTCCGATTGCTCGGATCAGGGCCGAGAGCGGTTCTTTGAGTTGCTCGGGCGCATAGAGTCTGAACCTTCTCTCATGGGAGCAAGCGCGCACTTCGTGTGCGTTGGGAGGAAATCAGAACTTGCCGTAGGCTCAGTCTGA
- a CDS encoding type II secretion system GspH family protein, whose product MRTRTAAWQRGFTLIELLVVILIVSVLIALGLAVGARVVEGGKASQTRDLIKVLDNAMNSYLQATDRKVPPSSIIDPRQDEGNPSGTIVYMPLADAWDADNDRPINSVGLFLAEASRVSGVSNLLEGLDAKNYRLFAYTDAATLTDAPGESEPELMTVLDAWGNPIRFVHPAFHGVRRTAERLDATDFLGPAPAGEYYPREVRRDPAMMDADGGLSSNGRPYFYSAGPDGDPSTVEDNIYTVQPQIQN is encoded by the coding sequence ATGCGAACACGAACGGCGGCGTGGCAACGAGGCTTCACGCTCATCGAACTGCTGGTGGTGATCCTGATCGTCTCGGTGCTGATCGCGCTGGGGCTGGCGGTGGGGGCCCGCGTGGTGGAAGGTGGCAAGGCCAGCCAGACTCGCGACCTGATCAAGGTGCTGGACAACGCGATGAACAGCTACTTGCAGGCCACCGACCGGAAGGTGCCGCCATCGTCGATCATCGATCCGAGGCAGGACGAGGGCAATCCGAGCGGCACGATCGTGTACATGCCGCTGGCCGATGCGTGGGATGCGGACAATGACCGGCCGATCAACAGCGTTGGCCTGTTCCTCGCCGAGGCGAGCCGGGTGTCGGGCGTGTCAAATCTATTGGAAGGGCTCGACGCGAAGAACTATCGCCTGTTCGCGTACACCGATGCCGCCACGCTCACGGACGCGCCCGGTGAGAGCGAACCGGAACTGATGACCGTGCTCGACGCGTGGGGGAACCCCATTCGGTTCGTCCACCCGGCTTTCCACGGGGTCCGCCGGACCGCGGAGCGACTCGATGCCACGGACTTCCTCGGCCCCGCACCGGCCGGCGAGTACTACCCGCGTGAGGTCCGCCGGGATCCGGCCATGATGGACGCCGACGGGGGCCTGAGTTCCAACGGGCGGCCGTACTTCTACTCGGCGGGCCCCGATGGCGATCCCTCGACGGTCGAGGACAACATCTATACGGTGCAGCCGCAGATCCAGAACTGA
- the secA gene encoding preprotein translocase subunit SecA: MAGNQGIPVIGPVLNKIIGTRNERFVKKYTSKVDQINALSDEMGALTDTELRKKFGSFRKRITDGEKAEAVLPDVFAVAREAMDRSVGIRNTLNPEHEFDASKLSEDMRTLHADLMKQAAELPVLIPKTFMGEPPQGAVPDEKEEFLGSAEPIPGWMRVEIPPAFYAAVRELIPESRPPFRARPFDVQLLGAMVLSQGKIAEMKTGEGKTIVAPLATCLAAVEGLKIHVVTVNDYLVQRDRDWTFPFFHALGMTVGAIHPQHMQPEEIKRQMYRCDVVYGTTSEFGFDYLRDNMKRSVAEQVQRRREFAVVDEVDSTLIDEARTPLIISGPAHEDRPRYEQADELARHLVELNKPWTQADEQVQEAVNRIKALEGDVRTARDKDEAKRMQAELAELRKGLPAMEEQRDRHTQYYEIKIERKQAYLTHDGIAEAQRKAGVGSFYVDENMDLPHLMEQALRAHVVYEIDRDYVIMNTPSPQTGQSEPSIVIVDTFTGRPMIGRQWSDGLHQAVEAKEKVPVKQETQTVATVTIQNFFKMYERLAGMTGTADTEAQEFNDIYSLDVVSIPTNREITRNDYDDLMFLREKDKWEAIVDEIKAFHDVGRPILVGTTSVERSEFLGKMLQRKHGVKHEVLNAKQHEREAHIVVNAGQIGAVMIATNMAGRGTDIKLGKCSREQLIDHWLRRSIASRELTPQATEDELRENVFRKIAQTELKEAGLSKRDIEQMPFEDVEFALLKRWAEHHTYLTDKQVEAATRDELMAELDACGRFLLHRIRWFDNIEDMGGLHVIGTERHESRRIDNQLRGRSGRQGDNGSTRFFVSLEDPLMKMFAGAAMQNFLSKVGGMKEGDAIEHPWLSKSFERAQRKVEERNFQTRKNILEYDEVMEHQRQYFYGLRQRVLEGRDVKGLVLNYIDVVVDEACEQYLDTDYPAQCAAEYAKQQLDCSVLSDRLRGKDQEEMDTIIRREAKEDARQMIDLTLGEYMPMEGSEVSVDFDSAGLINWAKSRFDVELHAADLREGGASERRHVMDTLVVRAHEKIDQADLAGLARFTEAHYGAVELADWAKKRFGIEVGVQELVDAETAEENSAGELIKQKAREVYNDLEVKYPAEFAMNVTRNLMRTSPGDALGQLAEWANRRYQLGLTEEQLRKTNPAALQKQVEEASREFVESGRLDKEIKDALACPTDETLDAHLKQRFSLRTGVPDWMKGMRGEQREGVVSGRIEELLRAEMLHLERMVLLEALDNQWRDHLYQMDQLRDGISFRAFSQQDPRIAYKSEGATLFGEMQQAVRTRVTDYIFKIQVGPEQALSRSGLGPMVGGRRGGGQGGPGGPGGARPTPAGPAAGGRPPGGGSIPGSGMM, from the coding sequence ATGGCAGGCAACCAGGGCATCCCCGTCATCGGGCCCGTGCTGAACAAGATCATCGGCACGCGCAACGAGCGGTTCGTCAAGAAGTACACCAGCAAGGTCGACCAGATCAACGCGCTGAGCGACGAGATGGGCGCGCTGACCGACACGGAGCTGCGCAAGAAGTTTGGCTCGTTCCGCAAACGCATCACCGACGGCGAGAAGGCCGAGGCGGTGCTGCCCGACGTGTTCGCCGTGGCGCGCGAGGCGATGGACCGGTCGGTGGGCATCCGCAACACGCTGAACCCCGAGCACGAGTTCGACGCGAGCAAGCTGTCCGAGGACATGCGGACGCTGCACGCCGACCTGATGAAGCAGGCGGCCGAACTGCCCGTGCTAATCCCCAAGACCTTCATGGGCGAGCCGCCCCAGGGCGCTGTGCCCGACGAGAAGGAAGAGTTTCTGGGTTCGGCCGAGCCGATCCCCGGATGGATGCGGGTGGAGATCCCGCCGGCGTTCTACGCGGCGGTGCGAGAGCTGATTCCCGAGAGCCGCCCGCCGTTCCGGGCGAGGCCGTTCGACGTGCAGTTGCTCGGCGCGATGGTGCTGAGCCAGGGCAAGATCGCCGAGATGAAGACGGGCGAGGGCAAGACGATCGTCGCGCCGCTGGCCACGTGCCTGGCGGCGGTCGAGGGTCTCAAGATCCACGTTGTGACGGTGAACGACTACCTGGTGCAGCGCGATCGCGACTGGACGTTCCCGTTCTTCCACGCCCTTGGCATGACGGTGGGGGCCATCCACCCCCAGCACATGCAGCCCGAGGAGATCAAGCGGCAGATGTACCGCTGCGACGTGGTGTATGGCACGACCAGCGAGTTCGGGTTCGACTACCTGCGTGACAACATGAAGCGGTCGGTGGCCGAGCAGGTGCAGCGCCGGCGTGAGTTCGCGGTGGTCGACGAGGTGGACTCGACGCTGATCGACGAGGCTCGGACGCCGCTGATTATCAGTGGCCCCGCGCACGAAGACCGCCCGCGGTACGAGCAGGCCGACGAGTTGGCACGGCATCTGGTCGAGCTCAACAAGCCCTGGACGCAGGCCGACGAGCAGGTGCAGGAGGCGGTCAACCGGATCAAGGCGCTCGAGGGCGACGTGCGGACGGCTCGTGACAAGGACGAGGCCAAGAGGATGCAGGCCGAGCTTGCCGAACTGCGCAAGGGCCTGCCCGCGATGGAAGAGCAGCGCGATCGGCACACGCAGTATTACGAGATCAAGATCGAGCGCAAGCAGGCGTACCTGACGCACGACGGCATCGCCGAGGCGCAGCGCAAGGCGGGCGTGGGCTCCTTCTATGTCGACGAGAACATGGACCTGCCCCACCTGATGGAGCAGGCGCTGCGGGCGCACGTGGTGTACGAGATCGACCGCGATTACGTGATCATGAACACGCCCAGCCCGCAAACGGGCCAGAGCGAGCCGAGCATCGTGATCGTGGATACGTTCACGGGCCGCCCGATGATCGGCCGCCAGTGGAGCGATGGGTTGCACCAGGCGGTAGAGGCGAAGGAGAAGGTGCCCGTCAAGCAGGAGACCCAGACGGTCGCGACGGTGACGATCCAGAACTTCTTCAAGATGTACGAGCGTCTGGCGGGCATGACGGGTACGGCCGACACCGAGGCGCAAGAGTTCAACGACATCTACAGCCTCGACGTCGTGAGCATCCCTACCAACCGCGAGATCACGCGCAACGACTACGACGACCTGATGTTCCTTCGCGAGAAGGACAAGTGGGAGGCGATCGTCGACGAGATCAAGGCGTTCCACGACGTTGGGCGACCGATTTTGGTTGGCACGACGAGTGTGGAGCGGAGCGAGTTCCTCGGCAAGATGCTCCAGCGCAAGCACGGCGTGAAGCACGAGGTGCTGAATGCCAAGCAGCACGAGCGCGAGGCGCACATCGTGGTGAACGCGGGCCAGATCGGGGCGGTGATGATCGCCACGAACATGGCCGGTCGCGGCACGGACATCAAGCTGGGCAAGTGCAGCCGCGAGCAGTTGATCGATCACTGGCTGCGCCGGAGCATCGCGTCGCGAGAGCTGACGCCGCAGGCCACCGAAGACGAGCTGCGCGAGAATGTGTTCCGAAAGATCGCGCAGACGGAATTGAAGGAAGCCGGGCTGAGCAAGCGCGACATCGAGCAGATGCCGTTCGAGGACGTCGAATTCGCGTTGCTCAAGCGGTGGGCGGAGCACCACACGTACTTGACTGACAAGCAGGTGGAGGCGGCAACACGCGATGAGTTGATGGCCGAGCTCGACGCGTGCGGGCGGTTCCTGCTGCATCGGATTCGTTGGTTTGACAATATCGAGGACATGGGCGGCCTGCACGTGATCGGCACCGAGCGGCACGAGAGCCGGCGCATCGACAACCAGTTGCGTGGTCGTTCGGGCCGCCAGGGTGATAACGGCTCGACGCGGTTCTTCGTGAGTCTTGAAGATCCTCTGATGAAGATGTTCGCGGGCGCGGCGATGCAGAACTTCCTGTCGAAGGTGGGCGGCATGAAGGAGGGCGACGCCATCGAGCACCCGTGGCTGAGCAAGAGCTTCGAGCGAGCCCAGCGTAAGGTCGAGGAACGCAACTTCCAGACACGCAAAAACATCCTTGAGTACGACGAGGTGATGGAGCACCAGCGGCAGTACTTCTACGGGTTGCGCCAGCGCGTGCTCGAGGGCCGCGACGTGAAGGGCTTGGTGCTGAATTACATCGATGTGGTGGTTGATGAGGCCTGCGAGCAGTACCTCGACACCGATTACCCGGCGCAGTGCGCTGCGGAGTATGCCAAGCAGCAGCTCGATTGCTCGGTGTTGAGCGATCGGCTGCGTGGCAAGGATCAGGAGGAGATGGACACCATCATCCGGCGCGAGGCCAAGGAGGACGCGCGGCAGATGATCGACCTGACCCTGGGCGAGTACATGCCCATGGAGGGCTCGGAGGTCAGCGTCGACTTCGATTCGGCCGGCCTCATCAACTGGGCCAAGAGCCGCTTCGATGTCGAACTGCACGCGGCGGACCTGCGCGAGGGCGGGGCATCCGAACGGCGGCACGTGATGGACACGCTGGTCGTGCGGGCGCACGAGAAGATTGACCAGGCCGACCTTGCGGGCCTGGCGCGGTTCACCGAGGCGCACTACGGCGCCGTGGAGCTTGCCGACTGGGCCAAGAAGCGTTTCGGCATCGAGGTCGGTGTGCAGGAACTGGTTGATGCCGAGACGGCCGAGGAGAACTCGGCGGGCGAGCTCATCAAGCAGAAGGCCCGCGAGGTATACAACGACCTCGAGGTGAAGTACCCGGCCGAGTTTGCGATGAACGTGACGCGGAACCTGATGCGCACCAGCCCGGGCGATGCGCTCGGGCAGCTCGCCGAGTGGGCCAATCGGCGCTACCAGCTCGGGCTCACCGAGGAGCAGCTCCGCAAGACGAATCCCGCGGCGCTACAGAAGCAGGTCGAAGAAGCGTCTCGGGAGTTCGTGGAATCGGGTCGGCTTGATAAGGAGATCAAGGACGCGTTGGCGTGCCCGACCGACGAGACGCTCGACGCGCACCTGAAGCAACGCTTCAGCCTGCGGACGGGTGTGCCCGACTGGATGAAGGGCATGCGCGGCGAGCAGCGTGAGGGTGTGGTGAGCGGCCGCATCGAGGAACTGCTGCGGGCCGAGATGCTGCACCTGGAGCGCATGGTGCTCCTCGAAGCGCTCGACAACCAGTGGCGCGACCACCTGTACCAGATGGACCAGTTGCGCGACGGCATCAGCTTCCGCGCGTTCAGCCAGCAAGACCCGCGCATCGCGTACAAGAGCGAGGGTGCGACGCTGTTCGGCGAGATGCAGCAGGCCGTGCGGACACGCGTGACCGACTACATCTTCAAGATCCAGGTTGGCCCCGAGCAGGCCCTGAGCCGCAGCGGGCTCGGGCCGATGGTCGGCGGCCGGCGGGGCGGCGGCCAGGGCGGACCGGGTGGTCCCGGCGGCGCTCGACCGACACCGGCTGGCCCCGCAGCGGGGGGGCGCCCTCCTGGGGGCGGTTCGATCCCTGGGTCGGGCATGATGTAG